A window of Vigna unguiculata cultivar IT97K-499-35 chromosome 4, ASM411807v1, whole genome shotgun sequence contains these coding sequences:
- the LOC114181102 gene encoding protein DETOXIFICATION 16-like: MGLWKKEIAEESKKQLWLAGPMIFVCVFQFSLQLISLMFVGHLNELFLASVSLSTSIVNATGYNVMMGLSSALDTFCGQAYGAKQYHMVGVHTQGAMVVLILISIPVSIIWVFLEPILILLHQNKEVAALAQLYARYLIPSLSANALLRCITKFLQTQNIVFPMVLATGLTSLLHLLLCWLFIQKLDYGIKGSAIAICISNWFNTIIFALYIRFSPSCKQTWTGFSKESLHNIPKFLRLAFPSAVMVCLESWTFEIIVILSGALANAKLETSVLSICLNTSGIFWMIPFGVSAAGSTRISNELGAGKPKAAYLAVKVTMFLALLVGLVEFSVLMSLWKVWGRVFTNVHEVLTYVISMMPIVASAAFVDSIQTAFQGVARGCGWQKLGAFINLGSYYILGLPFSIVSAFVFHMKGQGLYLGIVLALTVQVVCFLLVTLRANWEKEAKKAAARVGGSGVQIEDQNVHTSS, translated from the exons ATGGGGTTATGGAAAAAGGAGATAGCAGAAGAATCAAAGAAGCAGCTATGGCTGGCAGGTCCTATgatatttgtgtgtgtgtttcaGTTCAGTTTACAACTAATCTCTCTTATGTTTGTAGGTCATTTGAATGAGTTGTTTCTGGCTTCTGTATCTCTCTCTACTTCAATTGTAAATGCTACTGGTTACAATGTTATG ATGGGTTTGTCAAGTGCATTGGACACATTCTGTGGCCAAGCCTATGGAGCAAAGCAATATCACATGGTTGGTGTGCACACTCAAGGAGCCATGGTGGTTCTCATCCTTATTAGTATACCAGTGTCCATTATCTGGGTATTCTTAGAGCCTATTCTAATCCTTCTTCATCAAAACAAAGAAGTTGCAGCACTAGCTCAACTCTATGCCAGATATTTGATCCCAAGTCTTTCTGCCAATGCTCTTCTTCGCTGCATTACCAAGTTCCTACAAACCCAAAACATAGTCTTTCCTATGGTCCTAGCCACTGGCTTAACTAGCTTGTTGCACTTGCTTCTATGTTGGcttttcattcaaaaacttgATTATGGTATTAAAGGATCAGCCATTGCTATTTGCATTTCAAATTGGTTTAACACCATAATCTTTGCACTTTACATTCGATTCTCCCCTTCATGCAAACAAACTTGGACTGGCTTCTCTAAGGAATCACTGCATAACATCCCAAAATTCCTCAGACTTGCTTTTCCTTCAGCTGTCATGGTGTG CTTAGAATCATGGACGTTTGAAATAATTGTGATCTTGTCGGGTGCTCTTGCTAATGCGAAATTGGAAACTTCAGTTCTTTCTATATG TCTTAACACATCTGGTATATTTTGGATGATACCATTTGGAGTTAGTGCTGCTGGAAG TACAAGGATCTCAAATGAATTAGGGGCTGGTAAACCAAAAGCTGCATATTTAGCAGTTAAAGTCACCATGTTCTTGGCCCTTTTGGTGGGGCTTGTGGAATTTTCAGTGCTAATGTCGTTATGGAAAGTTTGGGGGCGTGTTTTTACCAATGTACATGAAGTGCTCACATATGTGATTTCCATGATGCCAATTGTTGCAAGTGCTGCCTTTGTAGATTCAATTCAAACAGCATTTCAAG GTGTTGCTAGAGGATGTGGTTGGCAGAAACTTGGTGCATTTATCAATCTAGGATCTTATTACATTTTAGGTCTTCCTTTTTCGATTGTCTCAGCTTTTGTATTCCACATGAAAGGACAg GGGCTATATTTAGGGATTGTATTAGCACTAACTGTGCAAGTGGTGTGTTTTCTTCTGGTCACGTTACGCGCCAATTGGGAGAAAGAA GCAAAAAAGGCAGCTGCAAGAGTAGGAGGCAGTGGAGTCCAAATTGAAGACCAAAATGTTCATACTTCTTCATAG